One stretch of Acholeplasma laidlawii PG-8A DNA includes these proteins:
- a CDS encoding VOC family protein: MNRINLICLGVKNMDKSLAFFKALGFKTNAQFGAPIVFFNNNGTKLELFPVEELAKDINDNNPPVIQTTGFSGITLACNMKTKEAVDELMALVKHHGGVIIKKPQTTSWGGYSGYFRDLDGYYWEVAYGPMWKFDAQDMLIID; the protein is encoded by the coding sequence ATCAACCGGATTAACCTTATTTGTTTGGGTGTTAAAAATATGGATAAGTCTTTAGCATTTTTTAAAGCATTAGGCTTTAAAACAAATGCCCAATTTGGTGCACCAATTGTCTTTTTTAACAATAATGGTACAAAGTTAGAATTATTTCCGGTAGAGGAGCTTGCTAAAGATATTAATGATAATAATCCACCGGTCATTCAAACAACAGGGTTTAGCGGTATTACATTAGCTTGTAATATGAAAACAAAAGAAGCTGTAGATGAATTGATGGCACTTGTCAAACATCATGGTGGCGTAATCATTAAAAAGCCCCAAACAACATCATGGGGTGGCTATAGTGGCTATTTTAGAGATTTAGACGGCTATTATTGGGAAGTTGCATATGGACCGATGTGGAAGTTTGATGCACAAGACATGTTAATTATAGATTAA